The DNA window TGTCTATTGTGGACTTATCTAGCGATTCGTTATTGATACGGAAGCATTCGTATGAGCAGATGATGACTGTTGATTTTTGGTCATACTTGAATCCTTCCAATTtgctcacaattttttcctttgcatTATCATTAACACATGTCACGTTGCATCTACCAGGTAGCCATTTGTTAATTTCATCATTCCAATTATTAATTAAGCTAGCTGGACATAGAATTAGACACCTCCTAACAGCTGGCTTTTTATCAATTCCTTGTTTTAGCAGAGTATACAATACTGAAATACTTTGGAGAGTTTTTCCTAACCCCATGTCATCTGCCAGAATGCAACCACTTATTTTGTCATCTCTTAAATTCATTAAGCACTCAAAGACGAAGGTGACTCCCTCCCGTTGGTGTTCCCTAAGGAACTGAGCCAAAATGGGATCTACTTCtactttgttcttttcatCCTCGTACAAGATTAGTGGTATaaactcattttttatttcgttttccttcttctgttcatttatttccgTTTCGTCCGATCTCCTTGGAATTGAATTCTTCGTTAAATTTATCCATCCTGTGCGTCTGACCTTTGCGCCTAGGGTTTTCTGAACGTAGAGATTTTTATCGCTAACGAACCCTGGGAGTGGGCTCTTGAAGGGATGGAACAGTGTCGTCTTcgtcttttcatttttgtcgaTACTCAGGATGGGCAGTAGTGTCGCCCGCACCAGCGTGATGCACGTCCTGTCGGGGCTGTCCTCCCGGCTGCGCTTCGCCTTCCCGGGGCACTTCCTCATGGGGGATAGcggcaagggggggaagcggcacaATGGGAAGAGCGTCTCACTTGGAAAGCGCCTAACTTGGAAAGCGCCTCACTTGGAAGAGCGTCTCAGTCGGGCTGCTCGGGGAAAGCGCCTCTGCGCAGTGGTACCCCTTTGCGTGTACCCCTCAACTGGCGCACACTTACGGGTCCCCCCTCAGGTGTACCTCCGCAGCGGACATGCACGCAGGGCCCTCTTTCgcgtgcgcaaaaaaaattggcagtTGTTGGGAAGGCGGCCAAGTGAATGGGGGAAACTACTCCCTTGCTGCGGTGGATCATCGTGCAGCCTATTGTGTGGCCTGTTGCGTGGCCTACCGCGAGCCGGTGTGCACGTACGAGCCAGCCAGCCGGCAAACCTTTGCAGATCTTTcggtggggaaaaataaacgcTGTTAGGTTCTTCTCACTCGAGCGGGTAAGTAACCAGCACGTAGTGGAAATTCCTCATTTatctgtacaattttttgcgtAGGTGGAACACGTGCATGTTTCCCTCccgtaaaaataaaatgttgcGTTTTGCGTGACTCCGCCGTGGGGGGAATTGGTCTACCACGCGGTGCAGGCAGGCGTTTGTCAACGCAGCTTGGCCTTTtgctcagaaaaaaaaaaaaaaaaaaagcgaaggtAAAAAGATACATTACGCTGCGATACGATACGATGCGATGACGTGTGGTGAAGCAAAAACCATCGTGCGGGAACCACCGGGGGAATAATACTCCGAGTGATAGTCCAAACAGAGGGCTCTCCTTTTGAAGACctctgcttcccccctttggagtGCCACTCCAAGCATACAcacaggagggggaggggcggGAGAAATGACCCACATAGAGATGGTcccccacaaaaaaaaaaaaaaaaaagcgaacgAAACGGCTGCATACGTTTTATGCTACCTTTAAATgggtgactttttttttttttccgtcgtatttcttcccccccccgtgaTGGTTTctccaaaataaaaaaaataaaaaaaaattcaaacggGTCATACTTATGAAGGACGGTGATCTACGTGTGCACTCCCCTTTTCGTCTCAATTACTTTTACAACCTGGGGAGGACTCCATTGTGGATTGCTTCACCCGCGTAAAGGGTTAAACGAAGATGTGATAAAAACGAAGCAGCAACACCCATCGCACTAATCTGCAATCCCCAGGAGAGGTAAACCGTAGTGAGGGAATTTCATCCGTAGTATAGCTGCAGCACGTGTATGTTACCGTCCACATCTCCGCATACCAATTTGTTATCCACGTTTTCGAAGTTCCGATCGAAGGAAGGAActtgtttcttcttcccataCTGTTTGTACTTTCCCAGCACGCTGTCATACTTCTCCTTGTCGATGTAGGAGCTCTCCAACACCATGTGTCTGTTAACGGTTACGTAGTAGGTAGGTCTCCCTATGGGTACCTTGCAATACGTGTTTTTGTATATATCCAAATTTTGCTCATACTGAACGTTTCTATAAACGGTGGAGTTATTAATGAGGTTGCTCTTTACAAGATCGTAGATGTGCAACTCGTTGTGGTGCGTGCAGGAGAGGATAAACTTGTTTCGGTTGTCCAGCTTGATGTTCCTCCGGTGGCAGTTGTTCGAGTCGCCTCTGTACAGCCCCAGGAGGGTTcctgcgaggggggggggagaattGCACTCAGGGGGTACTCCCACTTATGGGGGTACTAGCACTAATGGGGGCACTCTCACTCACGGGGTAGTAGTACTCACGGGGTAGTAGCACTCACGGGGTACTCTCACGTATGGGGACATGCACAGATGTACGTTCTTTTTTCCGCCGCCTCTCCCCTCCTTACCGCTGTTCTTCTCCACCAACTTGGCACTATTGTCAATACAGTTCACACAGAAGTAGTTCCTGTCATTCGTCACGTCGATGCTGAGGATGGAGGACCTCATGTCGTAGCTTAGCAGCTTCCCCATCCGCAGGTCGTACACTCTTAGCCAGTTGTCGATGCTCCCCGTATAGATTTCGTGTTCGTCCACAAAGATGCTGCGCGGTCGGGAAGGGTTCGTGCACGCGCGTGGGTTGGCTGAGCGAGGGTCTGCTCAGCGAAGGTCTGCTCAGCGAAGGTCTGCTTAGCAAAGGTCGGCTCAGAGAGGGCCGCCTTGCACACTCACACGTGGCTGGCTGGTCAACTCGGTAAGACATGTAaacgtttcgttttttactAACTCTGAGATGGAGTCCCTCGCTTCATTGAAGGCCTGCAAAGGggtgttcttcttcttgtagTCCCTCTCCCTAAAGTCGTACACATTGACCGAGTTGCTTCTGCTGCAAAAGAGCAGCTTCTCATTCAGGCTCAGTCTGATTACGTTAACTTTATCTGCGGGGTGGGGCGGTGCGAGGCGGTGTGAGGCGAAACGCAATTAGATGGTGCTGCCCGTCGACGCTGCGCTGGTGCCACTGCTCATGCGTGTCGTTCACGCGATCGTGCGGTGGGGCGCCGCCTGGACTCATCGCGTAGTAACCATTCACGTGCAGCCTATTTAAAACCTTGTTCGAGAGGGTGTCCCAAAGGTAAACGTGGGCGTCATTTCCTGCGGTGTGAAGGGGAGAAGCCAGTAATGGGTGGTCTGCAGAGAGGACCAACGTAATGGGAGATGCGTCGGGAAGTCGCACTTCTTGTTGGGGCACCCCTATGGAGACCCTACCTGCTGAGAAAAATTTCGTATTGTCCCGGAACAGGGCGACGTCGTTTATGCCCTTTTTGTGAAcatctgcaggggggggaagagagGTGCGCCGTTTGGGGGTAGACCCTTTGGGGGAAGAGAGGTGCACCGTTTGGGAGTGGACCCTTTGGGGGAAGAGAGGTGCATCGTTTGGGCGTAGACCCTTTGGGGGTAGACCGTTTGGGAGACCATAAACTGGAGAAGCGTCACTGGGGAAGCACTTACAAAGGGAGCAGTGACGCACTCAGCAATACCTTTGTAGGTGTTTATATGAAACTGCTTGTTCACATTCCACAGACAAACAGTGTTGTCCAAGCTTGAGCTGACGATGTGGTTCTCATCGTTGCTAAATACAATCTTCGTTACGCACGCTGTGTGTAGAAGGGCGgtaaaggtggaaaaaaactcATACGTTTCGTGCAGCGCAACGTGGGCAGACGTAACAGAGCCGAGGCCTCCTTTATCCACCCGCACATGGAGAAATAAGCGAGTGGGCGAGCAAGTGGGCGAGCAAGTGGGCTAGCATGTGAGTAAGCGCGTATGTGCCCATATCCTGTGCACTTTTGGAGACGCCACCTGTTCAACGTGAACAGCTCTCCTAAAGTAACCTTTGTGGCCCGACAGCTTTCCAACCGTTTTTACCGTGAGATCAATGTCCATAGTCGGGGGGTATTGGGAATCAACTTCCTCACTCGAGTGACATGGTGAAAGggatggaggaggagaaaatttcGTTCGTCGCGCAATGATGAAGTGTACATGCACAGGTTGTCGTTCTGCCTGACcaacacgtttttttttatgaacaaaaaaaaaaaaaaaaaaaaaaaaaaaattcaaaatggctagctggaGGGGTCCAAGAGAATGTGCCGCTCTGAAGAGCTGCGAAGGGGCTCCACACGCATCTACATGTTTGCTTAACTGGATAACTGCAAAATTGTCGAGCTGGTTATCTGCTTGCACGCATGGTCGTTAGCTATTACTTATGAGGGGCACCGCCACGCCCTCACGACGCCCCCACAAGTGTAGTTATTTTTCCCGCGGAGTGGCATTTTGCCgggaaatatataaaccaTGCTATGCtggaaaagcgaaaaaaagaaaaaaaagagaaaaaaaaaatacactcaAGCTTTCCGACCTTTTAAAGCGTCTCTCTTTATAACCCCATTTGGGAACCCCCACTTCAGCTGCGTAACTGCGGATGGGGGGAAAACCCGGAACGCCTCTAACACCTCCACGTCGAATGCATTCTCAACTGTGAGGAGAAATGCGTTCCTCACATGCAGATATGTTTGTGCACCACAGTTGCAGGCAACGCAGCAGTAgtgcgggggggaggagaaaaaaaatagtggcTCCGTCGCATAAGAAGCACAGAGCGGTTTTAAGAACATACTGTAGTGTAAGCTAAATTGGGAGGGAAAAGTCGAAAAATGAGCGTTGCCTTGTCTGGTTTGTTCCCCGGGTGGTGCCGATCCGATTTTGCGAAGAGCTCCCCCCTCCCTGTGAGGGATTGCGCACAGGAGGGTTATATACGTATGCAACCTTCTCCGCGTAAGTGAAAGGTATGTCCATTTGTGTTTCACCCGATTCGTTTTGTGTGAAGAGAAAGCTGGTTGTTTTCCGTATGAGGGGGTCACTAAACGTTTGGTCAGTCTTACACCCCCTTGGGTGGTTTACCCTTCTGACGCGTTGCGATCAAGAGGCGCGTACACCTTTTACAACTTCTGCAACTCGCATGAGGGGTGGAAGTGAGACAATCGGTTGGGGAAGACGGTACACAGTTGGCGCTACACGCAGTGTGCTGTTCTGCACGcacatac is part of the Plasmodium cynomolgi strain B DNA, chromosome 1, whole genome shotgun sequence genome and encodes:
- a CDS encoding mitogen-activated protein kinase organizer 1 (putative), with product MDIDLTVKTVGKLSGHKACVTKIVFSNDENHIVSSSLDNTVCLWNVNKQFHINTYKDVHKKGINDVALFRDNTKFFSAGNDAHVYLWDTLSNKVLNRLHVNDKVNVIRLSLNEKLLFCSRSNSVNVYDFRERDYKKKNTPLQAFNEARDSISDIFVDEHEIYTGSIDNWLRVYDLRMGKLLSYDMRSSILSIDVTNDRNYFCVNCIDNSAKLVEKNSGTLLGLYRGDSNNCHRRNIKLDNRNKFILSCTHHNELHIYDLVKSNLINNSTVYRNVQYEQNLDIYKNTYCKVPIGRPTYYVTVNRHMVLESSYIDKEKYDSVLGKYKQYGKKKQVPSFDRNFENVDNKLVCGDVDGNIHVLQLYYG